In the genome of Dyadobacter fermentans DSM 18053, the window CATTCGATCCGCCTCGGTTTCGACACCACGCACCTCAGCATGGACGCCGACCTGCTCCCGGACCTCTACCAATTCCAGGTATCTCAAAAGAAGGGCGCATTAACCTTCTTCTTCGACCCCGGCACCGAAATCCGTCTCGACACATCCAACCTTGCCCGATCACAGGTAAGCCGTTCTAAAAGCAACGAGGAATGGCAGGAATACCAAACGCGCATCCAAACGCCTTCCGACCAGCGGCAGAACGCCTACGTTCACGCCGAGGCGCTTGCAAAAAAGCGCAACCACGCCGACAGCGTAAAATACTGGGTCGTCAGGCAGGCCACGGAACGCGAAATGCAATGGGATTCGACCGCCGCATTCATCACCAGCCACCCGAAATCCTACGTGAGCCTGTATCTTCTGAAAGTGAACTGGTTTGCATTGAAAGACCGCAAACTCTTCGAAAAACTGCATCCTTCACTCGCGCACCATCGGAATTATCGGTTTTTGAGAGAGCGGAGCAAAGGGATCGTCAGAAAGTAATTGAATATAAACGAAGCTTACTCTCGCAAACATTCCAATCAAGGGCAATCGAAAAAAATGCACGGTCCTCCCAAAACTATTTGAAAGAACCGTGCGATTTATAAAGCAACCGTGTACATCATACTGGTCAGGTTCACTCAGTGCGCCGCTAGTTAATCCCGCTACTGAGAGATGTAATTATCGTGTTGTTGGTCGTGATCTGCTCTCCGCCTCCACCTGCGGCAGGAATAATGATGGATACGCTTTGCGTAGTGTTGGCCGGCGTCCCGCTGTTGCGTGTTACCTTAAAACCGATATCGGAATAGCCATTGGCCGCAATGCCATACTTGGAAGTAACTTTGATAAAACCATTATCTTCCGTGAAAGTCCAGAAATCATTATTGTTAAAAATCCCGCCATCAACATCCGACTGCCCGGCTCCGGGATTATACGAAATCGTAAAACCCGGCATCTTGGAAACCATAAAATAAACCGAACAATTGCTATCCTCCGCCTTAATGTTGTGTATCCTGACGACGAAGTCCCTGCTTGCGTTTGGGGCGAAGGTCAAGGAGTTGATACTCATGGTAGGGCCGAGGTTGGGGATGCCAGCATTGACAGCGTTTTCTACATGCACCTTCGAAGTCGTCGCCTGACCTGGCAAAAGAGACCATGTCCCTTCAAGAAAGTCATAATAAAAAGCATAGTAATCGCCGGGAGGGGCGGCTTTGGGGTCAGGGACCGATAATCCCGAATGCGTATCATTGTTATACCAACGCACCTGCATTCCGGGATTTTCCAGCAGCGTTAGGTCAGTCGTAGTAGCCGGGCACGAAATTGTTACGTTTGTCGCTTTGAGCGAAACATGCGTTGGCTGATGCATAAACTTCATTTCAGCCGTAGATGTCGGTACGTTGTAACAATTAAGATCTTTGGCATAATAGAATGCATAGTAAGGCTTCAAGGTTGCCGTTGCATTCGAAATGGGCGCTTTCGCTACCTCTTCCGGCGTCAAGCTTGGATCGGTAGAGTTAGGTCCGGATTTCCATACAAGCTCATAGTTCTGCGGAGGTGTGCTGTTGATTGTCACTGCGTTCAAATTCAACTTATCAGAAGGAAAAGGTGTATTGATCGGCGACGGGGTGCCTATGGAAACCTGAGCGCTTGGTGTACAATCGAAGGGATATTTGTCGATGCTGAAATGTACGTAGCCGGGTGTACTGCCAGGTGTTTTGCCCGACATCCTGAATCGAAGCGTGGGGGACAATGGTTTAAAACTTATAACTCTCGTTGTCCAATGCTGTTGGCTCTGTGCATCGGGGAAATCAGTTGTTTGCGACTTTACTAAAATATCGGGATTTTGACCGACAGTTACAATTTCCATCTTAGCAGATTCCGCATAAATTATCTCATCAGTGTTACCACCATCGTAAACATTAGCTGCACATACGCTATATCTGAATACGTAGGTTTTGTTAACATCGAACCCACTTACATCCACATAAAGTTTGTCGTTCACTGCTCCTTCAGAAGTCTTAAGTGAAACGAACGAATTCTTACCAGCTCCATCAGGTAGACCCTGAGAATAGGTGGATGGAGGAACATCCAGCACTCCCATATAAATGTACCATTGGTAATCAAGTTTTGTAACATCAATACCTGGATTGTAGATATCCGATATAAACGGCGTACCAATGGCATTGTAATTGGTCGGCACACAATTAGGGCACGGCACGCCGGTAGTCGGAGAAAACTGTTGCGCATGAATTGCAACCGAGCAAAGGAGAAGCGCGCCAATAAGGCAAGATAGAATAGATTTCATATATTAATAGAAAATGCGAATGATAGTTTAGCATCCGCGATGCATAGCCACCGCGGACGCGTAGTGATTAATTACTTAGTTAGCCGTGAAAGCGGTAATGACCTGATTATTGTCAAGAACATTCTCGCCACCACCACCCGCGGCCGGAATGATGACGTTTAAAGTCTGTGTGGTTCCGGCAGTGGTTCCGCCATTTCGAGATATTTTAAAACCAATGACAGACTTCTCTCCGGCTGCCATGCCCGTCTTCGATGTCACCGTAATGAAACCTGCATTCTCCGAAAA includes:
- a CDS encoding DUF4369 domain-containing protein, yielding MLKTLLLFLTIFPLAFSSTERVKIKIIAPKAWNDRKAILLTREKGFAAVVHSIRLGFDTTHLSMDADLLPDLYQFQVSQKKGALTFFFDPGTEIRLDTSNLARSQVSRSKSNEEWQEYQTRIQTPSDQRQNAYVHAEALAKKRNHADSVKYWVVRQATEREMQWDSTAAFITSHPKSYVSLYLLKVNWFALKDRKLFEKLHPSLAHHRNYRFLRERSKGIVRK